One stretch of Prunus persica cultivar Lovell chromosome G1, Prunus_persica_NCBIv2, whole genome shotgun sequence DNA includes these proteins:
- the LOC18791204 gene encoding subtilisin-like protease SBT1.7: MKIPICMLPLTLMLLALSHISCVVAEEREQQMNKTYIIRMDKSKMPASFGDDHFQWYGSSLKSVSKSADVLYTYRTIIHGFSTRLTAEEAELLEKQTGVVSVLRELRYELHTTRTPEFLGITFARNEAIFPTSDKISRVVIGLIDTGVWPEIKSYDDKGLGPVPKTWKGKCEEGTNFNSSSCNRKLVGARFFPKGYEASMGQPIDERVESRSPRDDSGHGTHTSTTAAGSAVPGASLFGYASGTARGMATQARVATYKACWFGGCYSSDIIAAMDKAVEDGVNILSLSIGGTRYHNYYTDAMAIGAFSAMAKGIFVSGSAGNRGPAKGSLSHNAPWITTVGAGTLDRDFPAYVSLGNRKKYRGISIYAGPSLSCGLLPLVYAGNASNSIDGDLCSLDSLIPGKVAGKIVVCDKGITYNSEKSAVVKKAGGLGMILANTKAYGEEVVADSYLLPTVVVGQKAGDAIKRYIASHDNPKATFDFGKTQLGVEPSPVVAAFSSRGPNLISPTVLKPDLIAPGVNILAGWSGAVPPSGFYEDTRRVSFNIISGTSMSCPHVSGLAALLKAAHPKWSPAAVKSALMTTSYTTYKNGKPLKDIATRNAATPFDYGAGHVDPVAALDPGLVYDLGVEDYLSFLCALNYTTRDIKILTHIDFTCDSSKNYRAGDLNYPSFAVSLNTSSGNRGAGTKIYTRTLTNVGTPGTYKVSVSALSPSVKIWVEPKSLSFAQAYEKKMYTVTFVTSAMPSGTKSFANLEWSDGKHIVSSPIAISWF; encoded by the coding sequence ATGAAGATACCCATTTGCATGCTTCCACTAACGCTTATGCTTCTGGCTCTCTCTCACATCTCGTGCGTGGTagcagaagagagagagcagcAGATGAATAAGACCTACATCATTCGCATGGACAAGTCCAAAATGCCTGCGAGTTTTGGCGACGACCATTTCCAATGGTATGGCTCATCTTTGAAATCGGTGTCCAAGTCAGCAGACGTGCTCTACACCTACAGAACCATAATTCACGGCTTCTCCACAAGGCTAACTGCTGAGGAAGCTGAGCTGCTTGAAAAACAAACAGGGGTTGTTTCTGTTTTACGTGAGTTAAGATATGAACTTCACACAACTCGGACACCCGAGTTCCTTGGAATAACCTTTGCCAGAAACGAGGCCATCTTCCCGACATCAGATAAAATAAGTAGGGTGGTTATTGGCTTAATTGACACCGGTGTCTGGCCTGAGATCAAGAGCTACGATGATAAAGGTCTTGGGCCAGTGCCAAAGACCTGGAAAGGGAAGTGCGAGGAAGGAACAAACTTCAACTCATCAAGTTGCAATAGAAAGCTAGTTGGTGCGAGATTTTTCCCAAAAGGATATGAAGCATCAATGGGACAACCCATTGATGAAAGAGTAGAATCAAGATCACCAAGAGATGATAGTGGCCATGGAACTCACACCTCGACCACTGCAGCCGGGTCTGCAGTCCCGGGAGCTAGCCTATTTGGTTATGCTTCGGGGACAGCAAGGGGTATGGCTACACAAGCTCGAGTAGCCACATACAAGGCCTgctggtttggtgggtgttacTCCTCTGATATTATAGCCGCAATGGATAAGGCTGTTGAAGATGGCGTCAACATTTTATCTTTGTCCATAGGGGGTACACGGTACCATAATTATTACACAGACGCTATGGCCATCGGAGCTTTCTCTGCCATGGCCAAGGGAATCTTTGTGTCAGGTTCAGCCGGAAATAGGGGGCCAGCTAAGGGGAGCTTGTCCCACAATGCACCTTGGATAACCACCGTGGGTGCTGGAACACTAGACCGTGATTTCCCGGCTTATGTTAGCCttggaaatagaaaaaaatatagaggTATATCAATCTATGCCGGACCATCACTATCTTGTGGATTACTTCCACTTGTTTATGCTGGTAATGCAAGTAACTCCATAGATGGTGATCTATGCAGTCTTGACAGTCTGATTCCTGGAAAGGTTGCCGGGAAAATTGTGGTATGTGATAAAGGGATAACCTACAACTCTGAGAAGAGTGCGGTGGTAAAAAAGGCTGGTGGTCTAGGGATGATTTTGGCAAATACTAAAGCTTATGGAGAAGAGGTTGTTGCCGACTCGTATCTTTTGCCTACAGTAGTGGTTGGCCAGAAAGCTGGTGATGCAATAAAACGATATATTGCCTCCCATGATAATCCGAAAGCCACATTTGATTTTGGGAAAACGCAATTAGGAGTGGAGCCCTCGCCAGTGGTGGCAGCATTCAGCTCTAGAGGACCAAATCTAATCTCTCCAACCGTACTCAAACCGGACTTAATAGCACCAGGAGTGAATATCCTAGCTGGGTGGTCTGGTGCAGTTCCACCATCTGGATTTTATGAAGACACCAGGAGGGTGAGCTTCAACATCATTTCAGGTACATCCATGTCATGCCCACATGTGAGTGGGCTAGCTGCCCTTCTCAAGGCGGCTCACCCAAAATGGAGCCCTGCAGCCGTTAAGTCTGCTCTCATGACCACATCCTATACCAcatacaaaaatggaaaaccaCTCAAAGATATTGCTACCAGAAATGCTGCAACACCATTCGATTACGGTGCCGGGCATGTGGACCCAGTGGCAGCCCTTGACCCAGGCCTTGTTTATGATCTTGGTGTCGAGGACTACCTAAGCTTCCTTTGTGCCTTGAATTATACAACAAGAGATATCAAGATACTCACCCACATAGACTTCACCTGTGATTCAAGCAAGAATTACAGGGCTGGAGATCTAAATTATCCATCTTTTGCTGTTTCTCTAAACACAAGTTCAGGCAACAGGGGAGCAGGCACTAAAATATACACAAGGACTCTCACAAATGTGGGTACCCCAGGAACATACAAGGTATCTGTTTCTGCACTATCACCATCAGTGAAGATCTGGGTTGAACCAAAATCACTGAGTTTCGCTCAAGCATATGAGAAGAAGATGTATACTGTAACCTTTGTGACCAGTGCTATGCCATCTGGTACAAAAAGCTTTGCTAACTTGGAATGGTCTGATGGGAAACATATAGTGAGTAGTCCTATTGCTATCAGctggttttaa
- the LOC18791164 gene encoding protein arginine N-methyltransferase 2, whose amino-acid sequence MAEGEQLCEAARNGEAEKLKTLIETGADVSYFDGDGLTPLMHAAKLGHGDAVKTLLEAGAPWNALSPSNLSAGDFAMDAGHENAYDILLNAGIQAELVLGTIARKENKNGDGNGDYLEDRVSFSEDKLMDSDSKAVMMAWEKPLMEAHAKAVCSGGGHVLNIGFGMGLVDTAIQQYSPVSHTIVEAHPEVYGRMVRTGWAQKDNVNIIFGRWQDVLPQLQSYDGIFFDTYGEYYEDLREFHQHLPVLLKPGGIYSFFNGLCGGNAFFHVVYCHLVSLELQNLGYSTQFIPLPVKDCLGEQVWEGVKQKYWQLDTYYLPVCQSVDDLE is encoded by the exons ATGGCGGAAGGCGAGCAACTATGCGAGGCGGCGAGGAACGGCGAAGCCGAAAAGCTGAAAACTTTAATCGAAACCGGAGCTGACGTTTCGTACTTCGACGGCGACGGCCTTACCCCGCTGATGCACGCGGCCAAGCTGGGCCACGGAGATGCCGTCAAGACTCTTCTAGAAGCTGGCGCGCCATGGAACGCCCTATCTCCTTCCAATCTCTCCGCCGGAGATTTTGCCATGGACGCAGGCCACGAAAATGCCTACGACATCCTCCTCAATGCCG GGATTCAAGCTGAATTGGTACTGGGAACGATTGCGAGGAAAGAGAATAAGAATGGGGATGGCAATGGAGATTACTTGGAAGACAGGGTGAGCTTCAGCGAGGACAAGCTGATGGACTCAGACAGTAAGGCGGTGATGATGGCTTGGGAGAAGCCATTAATGGAGGCACACGCGAAAGCTGTTTGCTCAGGAGGTGGGCATGTACTGAACATTGGATTTGGGATGGGCCTCGTGGACACGGCCATCCAGCAATACTCCCCTGTTTCGCACACCATTGTTGAAGCTCACCCGGAGGTTTACGGGCGCATGGTTCGAACCGGTTGGGCTCAGAAGGACAATGTGAACATAATATTTGGGCGCTGGCAGGATGTGCTACCTCAACTTCAATCTTATGATG GGATTTTCTTTGACACCTATGGAGAGTACTATGAAGACTTGAGAGAGTTCCACCAGCATCTTCCTGTGTTGTTGAAGCCTGGGGGAATCTACTCATTCTTTAATGGCCTTTGTGGAGGTAATGCATTCTTCCATGTTGTGTACTGTCACTTGGTTTCACTAGAGCTTCAGAATTTGGGTTACTCTACACAGTTCATTCCATTGCCTGTTAAGGATTGTTTAGGAGAACAAGTTTGGGAAGGTGTTAAACAAAAGTATTGGCAGCTTGATACTTATTACCTCCCTGTTTGTCAGTCCGTAGACGATTTAGAATGA
- the LOC18789131 gene encoding uncharacterized protein LOC18789131 isoform X1, protein MASSFDRWEKDPFFSAAEEVQESADRMESTYRTWIHAKKDTSSMWDPEELHRDLRTTLGTTKWQLEEFARAVRSSYARSSCEDARDRHHEFIVAIEDQISKIEISLQEVALSEGKASQPWVRLDEGECNELAFFLSGPSASKERVIALSNDRDSENLRVTDKESAPGCSKNSCGSAEWGSQKTREEKPHGHRRTASASADIGVWKIAVFDDAFLPSSSAMMVEQPVRKIPSFSGFISSMETASKLKWSKNGFRKWKAVDRHEDADAALLPSSQLSGGINACYEKSKSCLDSCDDCYDKPLYGWYGAIQRQLQRSQYYVQYSWPARVAFWIALVCLIVLIALRAI, encoded by the exons ATGGCGTCAAGTTTTGATCGGTGGGAGAAAGATCCATTTTTCTCAGCGGCCGAAGAAGTTCAAGAATCCGCAGACAG GATGGAATCTACATATAGAACATGGATTCATGCCAAGAAAGACACTTCCAGTATGTGGGATCCCGAGGAACTTCACAGGGATCTCCGTACAACCCTTGGAACTACCAAATGGCAg TTAGAGGAGTTTGCGCGAGCCGTCAGGTCAAGTTATGCTAGAAGCTCATGTGAAGATGCAAGAGACAGGCACCATGAATTCATTGTTGCCATTGAGGACCAGATTTCCAAAATTGAAATCTCATTACAGGAAGTTGCCCTTTCTGAAGGCAAGGCTTCTCAGCCTTGGGTGCGTTTGGATGAAGGGGAGTGCAATGAGCttgcattttttctttccGGACCATCTGCATCTAAAGAGAGAGTTATTGCTTTGAGTAATGACAGGGATAGTGAAAACCTACGAGTGACAGATAAAGAATCGGCACCAGGCTGTTCGAAGAATTCATGTGGTTCAGCCGAGTGGGGTTCCCAGAAGACTAGGGAGGAGAAGCCACATGGGCATAGGAGGACAGCTAGTGCTAGTGCTGACATTGGTGTTTGGAAGATTGCAGTTTTTGATGATGCATTCTTACCAAGTTCTTCTGCGATGATGGTTGAGCAACCTGTACGAAAGATTCCCAGTTTCTCTGGGTTTATTAGTTCCATGGAAACCGCATCAAAGTTGAAGTGGTCAAAGAATGGTTTTAGGAAGTGGAAGGCAGTGGACCGTCATGAAGATGCTGATGCTGCATTGTTGCCATCTTCTCAGTTGTCTGGG GGCATCAATGCTTGTTATGAAAAAAGTAAGAGTTGTTTGGATAGTTGCGACGACTGTTATGATAAACCATTGTATGGCTGGTACGGAGCTATTCAGAGACAACTTCAAAGGTCTCAGTACTACGTGCAATATAGTTGGCCTGCTCGTGTAGCTTTTTGGATTGCTCTTGTTTGCTTGATTG TTTTAATTGCATTGCGTGCTATCTGA
- the LOC18789131 gene encoding uncharacterized protein LOC18789131 isoform X2 produces MDSCQERHFQYVGSRGTSQGSPYNPWNYQMLEEFARAVRSSYARSSCEDARDRHHEFIVAIEDQISKIEISLQEVALSEGKASQPWVRLDEGECNELAFFLSGPSASKERVIALSNDRDSENLRVTDKESAPGCSKNSCGSAEWGSQKTREEKPHGHRRTASASADIGVWKIAVFDDAFLPSSSAMMVEQPVRKIPSFSGFISSMETASKLKWSKNGFRKWKAVDRHEDADAALLPSSQLSGGINACYEKSKSCLDSCDDCYDKPLYGWYGAIQRQLQRSQYYVQYSWPARVAFWIALVCLIVLIALRAI; encoded by the exons ATGGATTCATGCCAAGAAAGACACTTCCAGTATGTGGGATCCCGAGGAACTTCACAGGGATCTCCGTACAACCCTTGGAACTACCAAATG TTAGAGGAGTTTGCGCGAGCCGTCAGGTCAAGTTATGCTAGAAGCTCATGTGAAGATGCAAGAGACAGGCACCATGAATTCATTGTTGCCATTGAGGACCAGATTTCCAAAATTGAAATCTCATTACAGGAAGTTGCCCTTTCTGAAGGCAAGGCTTCTCAGCCTTGGGTGCGTTTGGATGAAGGGGAGTGCAATGAGCttgcattttttctttccGGACCATCTGCATCTAAAGAGAGAGTTATTGCTTTGAGTAATGACAGGGATAGTGAAAACCTACGAGTGACAGATAAAGAATCGGCACCAGGCTGTTCGAAGAATTCATGTGGTTCAGCCGAGTGGGGTTCCCAGAAGACTAGGGAGGAGAAGCCACATGGGCATAGGAGGACAGCTAGTGCTAGTGCTGACATTGGTGTTTGGAAGATTGCAGTTTTTGATGATGCATTCTTACCAAGTTCTTCTGCGATGATGGTTGAGCAACCTGTACGAAAGATTCCCAGTTTCTCTGGGTTTATTAGTTCCATGGAAACCGCATCAAAGTTGAAGTGGTCAAAGAATGGTTTTAGGAAGTGGAAGGCAGTGGACCGTCATGAAGATGCTGATGCTGCATTGTTGCCATCTTCTCAGTTGTCTGGG GGCATCAATGCTTGTTATGAAAAAAGTAAGAGTTGTTTGGATAGTTGCGACGACTGTTATGATAAACCATTGTATGGCTGGTACGGAGCTATTCAGAGACAACTTCAAAGGTCTCAGTACTACGTGCAATATAGTTGGCCTGCTCGTGTAGCTTTTTGGATTGCTCTTGTTTGCTTGATTG TTTTAATTGCATTGCGTGCTATCTGA